A portion of the Glycine max cultivar Williams 82 chromosome 10, Glycine_max_v4.0, whole genome shotgun sequence genome contains these proteins:
- the LOC100784881 gene encoding CDP-diacylglycerol--glycerol-3-phosphate 3-phosphatidyltransferase 2, with translation MSGLKLGTTASIYVRTAKTKSKPLLSWRSPPQHPRSRRYMLSPSKNQILGFTPRNKFPCYSLGRAGLVTDFGSSVPQPQPQPQPKPEPEPEPEPSKLLTLPTILTLGRVAAVPLLVATFYMDGWRGTAATTSIFVAASITDWLDGYLARKMKLKSSFGAFLDPVADKLMVAATLVLLCTRPLDGGVFGQAPWLLTIPAIAIIGREITMSAVREWAASQDSKLLEAVAVNNLGKWKTATQMTALTILLATRDWSHGGGAAIVVGSGVALLYTSAGLALWSLVVYMKKIWRVLLR, from the exons ATGTCGGGCTTGAAGCTTGGCACGACTGCTTCCATCTACGTTCGAACAGCGAAAACCAAAAGCAAACCCCTCTTATCATGGAGAAGCCCACCCCAACACCCCCGCAGCCGCAGGTACATGCTTTCCCCTTCCAAAAATCAAATCCTAGGGTTCACACCTAGAAACAAATTCCCATGCTATTCTTTGGGAAGGGCTGGTCTTGTCACAGATTTTGGTTCGTCAGTGCCCCAACCTCAACCTCAACCTCAGCCAAAGCCAGAGCCAGAACCAGAACCTGAACCTTCCAAATTGCTTACGTTGCCAACAATTTTGACTCTAGGCCGTGTCGCCGCTGTCCCACTTCTTGTTGCTA CTTTCTACATGGACGGTTGGCGTGGAACTGCTGCTACTACCAGCATTTTCGTCGCTGCATCAATCACTGATTGGCTTGATGGCTATCTTGCTCGCAAG ATGAAGTTAAAATCTTCATTCGGTGCATTCTTAGATCCAGTTGCTGACAAG CTTATGGTTGCTGCTACACTGGTCTTATTATGTACTAGACCTTTGGATGGTGGTGTGTTTGGACAAGCGCCGTGGCTACTCACTATACCTGCAATTGCCATAATTGGTAGAGAG ATAACCATGTCTGCAGTCAGGGAGTGGGCTGCTTCCCAGGATAGCAAGCTTTTAGAG GCTGTTGCTGTAAATAACTTGGGGAAGTGGAAAACAGCCACACAGATGACAGCATTAACCATCCTTCTTGCGACCCGGGACTGGAG CCATGGAGGAGGAGCTGCCATTGTAGTAGGCTCTGGTGTTGCTTTGCTTTATACTTCAGCAGGGCTTGCCTTATGGTCGTTGGTTGTATATATGAAGAAAATATGGAGGGTGTTGTTGAGGTAG